The following are encoded in a window of Balaenoptera ricei isolate mBalRic1 chromosome 1, mBalRic1.hap2, whole genome shotgun sequence genomic DNA:
- the LOC132364826 gene encoding LOW QUALITY PROTEIN: lactosylceramide 4-alpha-galactosyltransferase-like (The sequence of the model RefSeq protein was modified relative to this genomic sequence to represent the inferred CDS: inserted 1 base in 1 codon), translating to MPAACLNAVLVSYRPASSCWRLLISSGEMTSRPPNCLLRLLRGAPRQRVCTLFIIGFKFTFLVSVMVYWHIVGEPRGQGQFSNLPADIPCPRLVSHTLSSGTPPPGNIFFLETSDRTDPNFLFMCSVESAARAQPESRVAVLMKGLPGGNASLPRHLGLSLLGCFPNVQMLPLDLQELFWDTPLAGWYAALQRQWEPYVLPVLSDASRIALMWKFRGIYLDTDFIVLKSLGNLTNALGTQSHYVLNGAFLAFERHHEFMALCMRDFVAHYNGWIWGHQGPQLLTRVFKKWCSIRSLGESHACRGVTTLPYEVFYPIPWQNWKKFFEDVSPEELSRLLNATYAXHVWKKKSQGTCYKATSRALLAQLHARYCPMMHEAMKLYL from the exons ATGCCAGCAGCCTGCCTGAATGCGGTGCTCGTCTCTTACAGACCAGCCAGTtcctgctggaggctcctgaTATCATCTGGGGAGATGACGTCCAGGCCCCCCAACTGCCTGCTGCGGCTGCTCCGGGGTGCCCCGAGGCAGCGGGTCTGCACCCTGTTCATCATCGGCTTCAAGTTCACGTTTTTGGTCTCCGTCATGGTCTACTGGCACATTGTGGGAGAGCCCAGGGGCCAAGGACAGTTCTCTAACCTGCCTGCTGACATACCCTGCCCGCGCTTGGTCTCCCACACACTGTCCTCCGGCACCCCACCTCCCGGCAACATCTTCTTCCTGGAGACTTCTGACCGGACGGACCCCAACTTCCTGTTCATGTGCTCAGTGGAGTCAGCAGCCAGGGCCCAGCCTGAGTCCCGGGTGGCGGTCCTGATGAAGGGGCTGCCCGGCGGGAACGCCTCCCTGCCCCGGCACCTGGGCCTCTCGCTTCTGGGCTGTTTCCCCAACGTCCAGATGCTCCCGCTGGACCTGCAGGAGCTGTTTTGGGACACGCCCCTGGCAGGCTGGTACGCGGCCCTGCAGCGGCAGTGGGAGCCCTACGTGCTGCCCGTGCTCTCCGATGCCTCCAGGATTGCGCTCATGTGGAAGTTCAGAGGCATCTACCTGGACACGGACTTCATCGTCCTCAAGAGCCTGGGGAACCTGACCAACGCGCTGGGCACCCAGTCCCACTATGTCCTCAACGGTGCCTTCCTGGCCTTCGAGCGCCACCACGAGTTCATGGCGCTGTGCATGCGCGACTTCGTGGCCCACTACAACGGCTGGATCTGGGGCCACCAGGGCCCGCAGCTGCTCACGCGGgtcttcaagaagtggtgctcCATCCGCAGCCTGGGCGAGAGCCATGCCTGCCGCGGCGTCACCACCCTGCCCTACGAGGTGTTCTACCCCATCCCCTGGCAGAACTGGAAGAAGTTCTTCGAAGACGTCAGCCCCGAGGAGCTGTCCCGGCTGCTCAACGCCACCTACG GTCATGTGTGGAAAAAGAAGAGCCAGGGCACGTGCTACAAGGCCACGTCCAGGGCACTGCTGGCCCAGCTCCACGCCCGCTACTGCCCCATGATGCACGAGGCCATGAAGCTTTACTTGTGA